The following coding sequences are from one Eucalyptus grandis isolate ANBG69807.140 chromosome 11, ASM1654582v1, whole genome shotgun sequence window:
- the LOC104424878 gene encoding LOW QUALITY PROTEIN: xanthohumol 4-O-methyltransferase (The sequence of the model RefSeq protein was modified relative to this genomic sequence to represent the inferred CDS: inserted 3 bases in 2 codons; deleted 3 bases in 3 codons; substituted 1 base at 1 genomic stop codon) encodes MILKQLLRGQAHIWKHMFAFVDSMALKXAVELRIPDIIHSYGGGPVTLVQIASSHSLPIPLNHIPRTHHETLVRKNIFSAHRRQPDGSQERVNEMLLQLNQSSRWLLQGPGSENSSAPMVLMEDHQWLMSPWHCXSATVQTGGSHFKIAHGRKIWDFASENPEFNHLFNDGMACTSKILVKAIVEGYKHGFESIGSLVDVGGGTGGAVAEIIKSYPHIQGINFDLPHVVATAPAHAGVTHVGGDMFETIPHADAVFMKVMIMHDWGNXDYVKILKNCREAIPERNGKVIIAEVVLKPEGDGMFDEIGLVFDLPMIAHSSGVRERDELEWKKILEEGGFPRYNIIKTPSMLSIIEAYPLVIWSPKL; translated from the exons ATGATACTGAAGCAACTCCTGAGAGGCCAAGCGCACATATGGAAGCACATGTTCGCATTCGTCGACTCGATGGCGCTGA ATGCGGTCGAGCTCCGAATACCTGACATCATCCACTCTTATGGTGGCGGGCCTGTCACCCTAGTCCAGATAGCCTCTTCGCATTCCCTCCCCATCCCCCTGAACCACATACCTCGCACGCATCATGAGACTCTTGTCCGCAAGAACATCTTTTCCGCGCATCGTCGCCAACCCGACGGCAGCCAGGAGAGAGTCAATGAGATGCTTCTACAGCTCAACCAATCATCTAGATGGCTCCTTCAGGGACCCGGGTCT GAGAACAGCTCTGCACCGATGGTGCTGATGGAAGACCACCAGTGGCTGATGTCCCCGTGGCATTG CTCGGCGACGGTCCAGACCGGTGGGTCGCATTTTAAGATAGCTCACGGCCGCAAGATT TGGGACTTCGCATCAGAGAATCCCGAGTTCAACCACTTGTTCAACGATGGGATGGCGTGTACGAGCAAGATCTTGGTCAAGGCTATTGTGGAAGGGTATAAGCATGGTTTTGAGAGCATTGGATCTTTGGTTGATGTCGGCGGGGGGACCGGGGGGGCAGTGGCCGAGATCATTAAGTCGTATCCACACATTCAGGGGATTAATTTCGATCTGCCTCACGTCGTTGCGACGGCGCCGGCGCACGCTGGAGTCACTCATGTTGGAGGAGACATGTTTGAGACCATACCACATGCTGATGCAGTTTTCATGAAGGTGA TGATCATGCATGATTGGGGCAACTAAGATTATGTCAAGATACTT AAAAATTGCAGAGAAGCAATCCCAGAAAGGAATGGCAAGGTGATTATAGCAGAGGTTGTGCTGAAACCAGAGGGTGATGGCATGTTCGATGAGATCGGACTAGTGTTCGATCTGCCCATGATTGCACACAGCTCGGGGGTAAGGGAGAGGGACGAACTCGAATGGAAGAAGATCTTGGAGGAAGGAGGGTTTCCTCGCTACAACATTATCAAAACCCCTTCCATGTTGTCCATCATTGAAGCCTATCCACTGGTGATTTGGTCACCAAAATTATAA
- the LOC104431661 gene encoding uncharacterized protein LOC104431661 isoform X2 gives MQLHSVTGVEHGKEIKFVVAAEKHDTALKNIRPCIGAQVCQNSSRNAGNSSAEHHKSASRSLWPEHKIVNEDGAKYDVNVSADLDNTNCLVSRNQMDDSINSLIESFQALIAIVASLEIIHRGIWNSFSAKGGLGFAK, from the exons ATGCAGCTCCACTCTGTAACTGGTGTGGAACATGGAAAGGAGATAAAATTTGTGGTAGCTGCAGAGAAGCACGATACTGCTCTGAAAAATATCAG GCCATGCATTGGCGCTCAGGTGTGCCAAAATAGTAGTAGAAATGCAGGAAACTCATCAGCAGAACACCACAAAT CTGCAAGCAGGAGTCTATGGCCTGAACACAAGATTGTCAATGAGGATGGGGCTAAATATGATGTCAATGTGTCTGCTGATTTGGATAATACCAATTGTCTGGTATCCAGAAACCAGATGGATGACTCAATAAATTCACTTATTGAGAGTTTCCAGGCCTTGATTGCAATTGTTGCTAGCTTGGAAATCATCCACCGTGGGATTTGGAATTCTTTTAG TGCGAAAGGAGGACTTGGCTTTGCCAAATAG
- the LOC104431661 gene encoding uncharacterized protein LOC104431661 isoform X1 — protein sequence MQLHSVTGVEHGKEIKFVVAAEKHDTALKNIRPCIGAQVCQNSSRNAGNSSAEHHKSASRSLWPEHKIVNEDGAKYDVNVSADLDNTNCLVSRNQMDDSINSLIESFQALIAIVASLEIIHRGIWNSFRQKGFLMDLFSM from the exons ATGCAGCTCCACTCTGTAACTGGTGTGGAACATGGAAAGGAGATAAAATTTGTGGTAGCTGCAGAGAAGCACGATACTGCTCTGAAAAATATCAG GCCATGCATTGGCGCTCAGGTGTGCCAAAATAGTAGTAGAAATGCAGGAAACTCATCAGCAGAACACCACAAAT CTGCAAGCAGGAGTCTATGGCCTGAACACAAGATTGTCAATGAGGATGGGGCTAAATATGATGTCAATGTGTCTGCTGATTTGGATAATACCAATTGTCTGGTATCCAGAAACCAGATGGATGACTCAATAAATTCACTTATTGAGAGTTTCCAGGCCTTGATTGCAATTGTTGCTAGCTTGGAAATCATCCACCGTGGGATTTGGAATTCTTTTAG GCAAAAAGGGTTCCTGATGGATTTGTTCTCAATGTAG